A region of Trichoplusia ni isolate ovarian cell line Hi5 chromosome 23, tn1, whole genome shotgun sequence DNA encodes the following proteins:
- the LOC113504878 gene encoding uncharacterized protein LOC113504878 — translation MGVTSEFETLEQQFVELIGEFRTITISEARLRESLRSESTRAEAAEAARAAAERAATEARNGAAAATAAVTKATTALASTQEHLTGLKIHLELTERQRKHLEDRCCEMSEQISSLERQVQQLKPLQSAHTTLQRQYTDLQERIFKATEEARRESTRLESELRRVEKCAAAGSEIRERARLAAAAHARERRLASAEQQHTNKELLAANAEISKLRATVAELQLNLSEYSMKDTKKIVNLDVETLSEVRAALEAERTGAAKLEKALAAALEDNATLAAQLHSSDNPDGENKPLTPLESTSTNICPIDSFLA, via the exons ATGGGTGTTACATCCGAATTCGAAACATTAGAACAACAATTTGTTGAACTAATAGGAGAATTTCGGACAATTACG atttcgGAGGCTCGTCTGCGTGAGTCTTTGCGGTCTGAATCGACTCGTGCGGAGGCTGCCGAAGCAGCCCGAGCGGCAGCTGAGCGAGCCGCAACAGAGGCCCGGAATGGCGCCGcagccgccaccgccgccgtcACCAAGGCTACCACTGCCCTTGCTAGTACACAGGAACATCTCACTGGACTTAAGATTCATCTTGAACTGACG GAAAGACAACGCAAGCATTTAGAAGATCGTTGCTGTGAAATGTCAGAACAAATAAGTTCGCTGGAAAGACAGGTACAGCAGCTTAAACCGTTGCAATCGGCGCATACTACCCTGCAGCGACAATACACTGACCTGCAAGAGCGCATTTTTAAAGCTACTGAAGAAGCCCGCAG AGAGTCGACAAGACTTGAAAGTGAGTTAAGGAGAGTAGAAAAATGCGCAGCCGCTGGTTCCGAGATTAGAGAACGGGCGCGTTTGGCTGCCGCCGCGCATGCGCGTGAGAGACGCCTTGCGTCTGCCGAACAGCAACATACCAACAAGGAACTGCTCGCTGCTAATG ctgaGATAAGCAAACTCAGAGCAACAGTCGCTGAGCTCCAACTTAACTTGTCTGAATACAGTATGAAGGAcacaaagaaaattgtaaatctTGATGTAGAAACTTTATCAGAAGTACGAGCGGCCTTAGAAGCTGAGCGGACTGGAGCAGCCAAGTTAGAAAAAGCTCTAGCTGCGGCCTTAGAAGATAATGCAACATTGGCAGCGCAACTGCATAGCAGTGATAATCCAGATGGAGAAAACAAGCCTTTAACACCTTTAGAATCTACTTCTACTAACATTTGCCCGATTGATTCATTCTTggcttag